Genomic window (Candidatus Nitrosocosmicus franklandus):
ATTGCCGAATCTTTGAGCATTGTTGGTCCAAAAAGTAAGTTATCATCGATTAATACCGTTCAGGTTAAAAATTTATCCCAATCAAAAGGTGTTTTAGACAATGATATTTTTTTTAATGTCAATGTAGATTCGAATCAAAAGTACATTATTTGTTATGCTCTAGGACATCTTTATGGACTATCAGATACAAAAGGAAGCGAACAAGAATTTCCGATTCTCTACCCTTCATGGCAAGCGTTAAGTTGGTCAAGAAATCAAAGCATTAAATCAAAAAGCCTTACTTATAAAATAAAAAGAATCATAGATGAACTTTCCAAGTTATCAAAAGTAGCCACAAATTTTATTCATGCATGTGACTATGACCAAGAAGGTGAAGTCATAGGCTACAACATCCTTCAATATGCTTGCAAAAACAAATATTCAGTTTCAAAACGAGCAAAATTCTCATCACTCACAGATGAAGAAATAAGAAATTCATTCAGTAATCTGCTACCTCCGAATCATAATCTAAAGGATGCAGGATTATCAAGGCACCTGATAGATTATATCTATGGCATCAATCTTTCAAGAGCGCTCACAAATTCAGTTAAAAGAAAATCAAATGAAAAAAACACAAAGAAATTTATCACTCTTTCGATCGGAAGGGTGCAGGGCCCTACCCTTGCCTTCGTAGTAGAAAGAGAAAAAGAAATTTTAGATCATATTTCGACCCCTTATTGGAATATACTGGCAGTTTTTCAAAAAAATGATCGAACACTGAAAGCATACTACTTTCCACAGAAAATAGAATCTAAGGATCTGGCTCTGAGTATTGTAGCTGAATGCAAGAATCAACTAGGCAAAGTTACCGATGTATTAACCAACAAGACAGCGATAAAACAACCCTATCCTTTCAATATAGGAGATCTACAGAAAGAGGCATACAGAGTTTTTAAATTCTCTCCAAATTACACACTTTCCGTAGCAGAGAAATTGTATCTGGATGCGTTAATCTCGTATCCCAGAACTTCTAGTCAAAAACTTCCACCATCAATAAACTATACGAAAATTATTTCAAACATTTCAAAAATGGCTGGAGGCTTGAAACAAGATCCCTATGTTGAAAAAACTGAAAACAAAAACGTATTATGTTATTCCGTTATTGTCTCAAATCTTTTGGCTCAAAAATCGTTAATCCCTAATGAAGGAAAACAAGACGATCCAGCTCATCCAGCTATATATCCAACGGGACAAAAGTCCAAAAGAGTATTAGATGAATCTGAATCAAAGTTACTCGACCTCATAGTAAGAAGATTTTTTGCTACTTTTGGAAAAGAAGCATTCTATCAACAAGTTTCCGTTACCATCGCTATAAAAGATAAATACATATTCAAATCAGAGGAAAAGAAAATAATTTCCGAAGGCTGGATAGAATTTTATCGCCCCTATTTTGATTATTCTGGTTATGTAACAACAGATACGCTCTCTTTTTTGAAAAAAGACGATATCCTTAAAATAGTAAACATAGAATCAATAGAGAAAACTACACAACCTCCTCCCAGATTCAATCAATCAACATTATTACAAAAAATGGAAAGAGAAAAAATTGGAACAAAAGCAACACGTTCAGAAATAATAAATACTCTTTTCAAAAGAAACTATATTTATAATTTTAGTACCGCCAATGACTCAAAAAGTAATCGATATGCACCCCCCCTCAAAAAAAATACTGCTACCTGGAGTGAAATGAAAGCTGATAAAAAACCAGCGATAATTACTCCTTCAGAGTCGATACAGAACGTCAGACTTCAAAATGATCCGATTAGGATTAAAGGTTCGTCAGGCATAAGACCCACTGAAATGGGCATCGCCCTGGTAGAATCCATGAAAAAATATGTTCCAAACATTGTCTCTACTAGTTTGACAAGGACCATGGAAGAACAACTGGAACAGATTGAATCAGGTAAAAAACCTAGTTCCTCAGTTGTCGATCAAGCCCGTGAACAGGTAAGAGAAGCAGTTAAATCTTTTTCAGACAACGAAGACCACATTGCTGAAGAGATCTCCCAGTCTCTTCAAAAAGACAGAAGAATGGAATCCATTTCAAATAAATCTCGAACAACCGTTTCCCTAGGAGCCTGTCCAGTATGCCAAAAGGGAAAGCTAATAGTAAAAAAATCAACAAAGACAAGAAAAAGATTTGCAGGTTGTACGAACTATTCATCAAGCAATTGCACAGCAACAGCTCCACTGCCTTCAACAGGTGCACTAAGGGGTTTGAAAAAAATTTGCAATGAATGCAAATGGCCCATAGTGGCTTCGACGGGTACTAATCAAGGTAAAAGGTATCGTTGGCAATTTTGTATAAATCCTCAATGTCCTCTGAAAAAAACCAAAAAGTAAATATTTGTATAGAAAGTGAACTTTACCTAAAATTCTCTTAAACAGGTCGACATCGACTAATTTATTATTGTAGTGATTGCTGTTGTTTTTATTTATAATCGCATCAGTACAAGCATAACAAGATGTACCTGAATTCTACCTTACAACAAGTACAGGACAGTGAGCATACTTTAAAACTTCGCTTGCAGTACTTCCTACAAGCATTTTTTTCAGGCCCGTTCTTCCCCTACTTCCAATTACAAGTAAATCAACATTTTTAGATTCTGCATAATTAACTATTGTTGAAGCAGCAGAGGTTTCAGCTTCTACAATAGCTGTCTCAAATTTATGATCTGCGTTTTTAGTTTCTTTTAACAAAGATTGAGATGAATCAAAATGATCCCCCTGTATGGTGTTATTATTTGTATCAACATAGTTATCTTCAGTTTCTGTAGAGTTGTCTTCTGTCGAGAGATACTTGTCTTTGAGTGATTTCATTAATTTATCAAATTCTTCCTTTTCTTTTTGAAATTTTTCGGAGCCAAAAGTGGGAGCAAGGATAATTGAGGATAGCAAATATGGATACTTGTAACTATCCAAGACATGCAGAATAATTAATGAAGAATTATACTTTTTGCCAATGTCCATAGCACTCTCAACGGCATCTAATGAGGGTTTTGAACCATCGAAGGCAACCAAGATTTTAGAAAACACTAGGGCTTTGTTTAAGTTAAATGTAATTTTAACCATGTGTTGAAAAAATGTCTTTTCGGGTAAAAGAAGCCCAATTGAAACCGGCCTTTGAGTACATCATTACAAGGAAAGGTTTGAAATATTATAACATAAACATAACACAAATTAACCAGAAGAAAGCCTCCTGCCCTATCCCATTTAATTCTCTTTTGTATCTTCCACCACTATACCACCTATACCACCACACCCTCATCCTTCCTTCTTACTTCCCCAATCACCGGTTACATTAGCGATAAATACCGGACCTGCGAATCAATATACGTAATTTATCATGACCACTGCTCAGATCACCCCCCAACAAAGAGGGAAGACGACAACCCCCGATTTGGTTTCTAAAACTTATGAGAAATTAAAACAAAACATTATAAAGTTCAAAAAAATCTCAGAGAGACCTCTTACACTATGTGAGAAAATTTTGATAGGTCATTTGGACGAGTCTGTTGACCTTACTGAGTTCAATCAGCTAACCCCCGGAAACGGGTATATTCTTTTGAATCCAGATAGAGTAGCCCTTCAAGATGTAACTGGTCAGACCACAATTCTCCAGTTTATGCAATCAGGTATAAGACAGGTGAAGGTACCAACTACTGTACACTGCGATCACTTGATCCAGGCAAGGGTTGGCAGCGAATCAGATACCAAAGCAGCAATTTATGAAAATAATGAAGTTTATCAATTTTTAGAATCTGCATCCAGAAAATACGGTATTGGATTTTGGAAACCAGGTGCTGGAATTATTCACCAAGTGGTTCTGGAAAACTATGCATTTCCTGGTGGCCTTATGATTGGCACCGACTCACACACACCAAATGCAGGAGGATTAGGAATGCTTGCAATAGGAGTTGGGGGTTTGGATGCTGCAGAGGTAATGGCAGGCTTACCATGGGAAGTTTTGTATCCAAAGAGAATAGGAGTGTACCTTACGGGCAAATTAAGTGGATGGGCTTCACCCAAAGACATCATCCTGTATGTAGCCTCCAAACTCACGGTATCAGGTGGAACAAACGCTATTATAGAGTATTTTGGACCAGGGGCCCGAAATGTAAGCTGTACAGGAAAGGCAACGATTACAAATATGGGTGCAGAAATAGGTGCAACATGTTCAGTTTTTTCATATGATAGCAAGATGGAAGAATATCTTAAAGCGACCGGACGTACCTCCCTGGCAGAGTTGGCCAACAAAAACAGAGATTTACTAGTACAGGATTTGATACTAGAAGAAGAAATAGCCCAAAACAGAGAAAACGCAAGCAAATACTTTGATCAGCTTATTGAAATCAATTTGGATGAGCTTGAACCGTACATAGTCGGGCCCCATACTCCTGATCTCGCTAGACCCATCTCGAAGATGGCTGAAGACTTGCACGAAAATAACTATCTTGATAACATCTCAGTGGCATTGATTGGAAGTTGCACCAACTCCTCATATGAAGACATGTCCAGAGCTGCAGACATTGCCAAACAAGCAGTAGAAAAAGGAATCAAGACCAAATCCCCACTTCAAGTTACCCCCGGCTCTGAAATGATAAGAGAGACTATAGAAAGAGACGGACAAATTCAGTTGCTTAGAGAGATTGGCGCCAATGTTTTGGCCAATGCGTGTGGTCCCTGCATAGGCCAATGGAGCCGACCCGAATTAAAAAAGGGAGAACCAAATACAATTGTAACCTCCTACAACAGAAACTTTCCGGGAAGAAATGATGGCCGTAGGGAGACGATGAACTTTATCGGTAGTCCAGAACTTGTAATTGCTTTAGCACTTGGAGGAAGACTTTCCTTTAACCCCTTAAAGGATGAACTTGTCGCAAAGGATGGCACAAAATTTAGATTAAATCCACCAAAGGTTGCCCCAGAAGTGCCCCCTTCCGGTTTCAAAGATACTGTAAACATATATGTTCCCCCATCTGAGGAACCCGACAAAGTAGTAGTTAAGATAGAGAGTAACAGCCAAAGGCTGCAACTACTCCAACCCTTTCCTGAGTGGGATGGTAACGACTTTAGTAGGCTACCGGTTTTAGCCAAGGTAAAAGGAAAGTGTACAACCGACCACATTTCACCAGCAGGACCTTGGTTGATGTATAGAGGACACCTAGATAGATTAAGCGATAACCTGTTGCTTGGGGCAGTGAATTCATTTAGAGATGACCAGGTGGGCAAGGGATTGAATCTTCTAAATAATAACGTTGAAACTTTTGCCCATATTGCCAGAGAGTACAAAAAAAATGGAATGCGTTGGATAATTATTGGAGATAAAAATTACGGAGAAGGAAGCAGCCGAGAACACGCTGCAATGACACCTAGATATCTTGGATGTGCAGCTGTTATTGCAAAGAGTTTTGCCAGAATTCATGAAACAAATCTCAAGAAACAAGGTATTCTTGCATTAACGTTTATAGATCAATCAGATTACGACAAAATCAGAGAAGATGATAGGATCAGCATACTCGATTTGCAAGACCTTCGTCCCAAAGGAGTAGTAACCGCAATTCTATATCATAGCGATGGTTCTGAAGAACAAATTCAACTAGTTCATTCATACAATGATGCTCAGTTAAGATGGTTTAGAGCGGGATCTGCTCTAAATATTTTGCGCGCAAAAGAAAGGACATGACTGCAAACAAATGCAGCAGCCTCTTAACCATCATAACAATCTAACTGCGAATAGATAGGAGTAAGAGTGAGGATATTTAACAAATTAAAAGTCAACACCTTTTTCCAATCTTTTGCAGAAAGCAATTTAGCAGTTTGAATGTTGTGCTCGTTCCCTTCAAAAAATAAGTTAGTTTCTTTGTTTATAATTGAACTTCAAACATCCCTAGTTTACCAGAGTATGGTACCGGATAGTCAAACAGCACTGCATCTTTGATCAAAAATCCACATCTTCTTTTGAATACATTAGAAAACGGATTCATATTTTCAACAGATAGATGTTTATCCCTATCTTTATCAAACTCATCAAAGGCGTGGTAAGTCTTGACACCATACAAGACCGCTGCTCCAATTATGGCACCTTTTATTAGCAATTTCTCATTGATCTTAAGAACAGAACAAGCTTCTTTGTTTAGGTTTTTTGAAGCGTGAATTAGAAATTTACCCCTATACCTTGTATTCCACTTGCGTATCTCAATAGTTTTCTTCCCACTAGCTAATAGATAGGCATAAGGTTGCTTTAGGGACAAACATTTCAATGCGTTAGATATATTCTCAGCCATTCTCAAATAATATTATGTTGTTTGGGCAATTTGAAATTGATTATATGGTATGATACATCTACCGATATATTATAGTTACAGAAATAAGCAAAATTTCCCACTTATAACATCTTATCAGAATGACTATCCATACCAAATATTTTTGGAAGAACATTATTAGCACTGGCCCTGACAGAGAAATCCATTAAATGAGACATTTCACTTTTGTTAGGATTAATTTCAATTACCGTAGCGTTACCTTTCATCGCATAATAGGGCAACATATTTGCAGGAGAGACACTTAAGGATGATCCTACAACAAACATTACATCACAATCGGAAGACAACTGAATTGCCTGTTGCCATGCTAATGTTGGTAACGGTTCTTCAAAAAGTACCACATTTGGTTTTAATATTTTATCACATCTTTCGCAGAGGGGAACATCTTTCCCATCAAATTCTTTGAAAAACGTCTCATGATTATACTGTTTTACTGTTCCACAGTATAAGCAAACTAATCCAAAAATATTCCCATGGAGCTCTATTACATTAGAAGATCCGGCTCTTTGGTGCAGACTATCGATATTTTGCGTAAGAACCCAACAATTATCAAGCTTACTCTTTTCAACTGATGCTATTGTTATGTGAGCTTCGTTGAATTTAGCATCACAAATTAATCTCTGTCTGGAATAAAAGAAATCCCACACTAATCGAGGATCTGATTTAAAGGCCGTAAGGGATGCCAGCTTTGTAGGATCATATTTATTCCATAAACCATCTTTATCTCTAAAAGTTGGAATACCACTTTCTTTAGAAATCCCCGCTCCGGTAAAAAAAACAATATTAGTGGCTTGCCTTACGATCTCTTGGATCTGTACTACTAAATTGTTTATATTTACTGGATCATACATGGTTTTTCCTACATCCAATGCAATCATATAATATTTGATAGTTCTTAAATACACCTGGCTAGTCCGTGCTAGAATACAAGATTATCCAAAATTGTTAATGTCTTAGATACTCATGCTTTAATTTGGTTGAAAACTTTGTCAATAGTTTATTGACCTTGGGATCTATTACATAGTTGCAGTATGGAGCTGACCTATTATTGTCATAGTAATCTTTATGATAATCTTCAGCTTGATAGAAATTGCTAAAAGTTGTAATTTCAGTTACTATAGGATTAGCGTATATACCCTTTTTGTCAAGATCGCTTTTAATCTTGTATGCTATATCTTTTTGTCGCTCCGAATGATAAAATATGACGGATCTATACTGGGTGCCCACATCATTACCTTGACGATTCAAAGTTGTTGGATCATGTGTATAAAAAAATATTTCCAAGATTTGTTCAAGTGATATAATATTTGGATCAAATTGTACTTGAACTGCTTCAGCATGTCCGGTTGTTCCTGAACAAACCTGCTCATAGGTTGGATTATTTACTGACCCGCCAGCGTATCCCGGAACAGCGGAAACTACACCCTTTATCCTCTTGAAGACAGCCTCCGTGCACCAAAAACATCCACTAGCTAGTGTAACAACTTCCAAGTCCCCTGAAATTTCTGCAGAGTTGCTCATAACTATTGAACAAACTCTCACCTTATTAGATTTACTTGTAGCCGAATAAGGCGAAAGACTCTTTCCAAATAGATGTACAAAACAAGACACAGCACAGCATCATCCCAAAAGACAAAGTGTTGATCTTGTCTAAAACAAGAGATAAAAAATCTCTGACCTTTTTCAAAATTATTCAAACTAAAATGCAAAATGATATGTGTGCTGCAGAATAAATATTGTTACCATGTATAGATAAGGGAATAAATTCTTGTTCTATAATAATATCATCACTTATTTTCTATTCGATTATATATCATAATTTTTTAGTAACAAATATAAGTGAAATAGTAACGGTGTTTGTCAAAGTTGTTCGAACTATATTTTTTTACAATATAAATGTTATTTTTCTTTTTGTCTATTCGTTTATATTGGATTACCAACAAGTATAATAAAAAAATTGGCTTTCCATCATACGGATTTATCGATACTTACCTCTGTAATCGTTTTAGTGTTCCTATCCGCCATCCTTAGTTCATTAGAATTTCCAATATGGCTAAATATATCAACTGCCCAAACAGCCAACCAATTAATCGGAAAGAATTTTGTGTTGCTTAATACCTCCAATACGGAGGAATGTCCAGAATTTTACGGAAGTGTCAACAAAAATATTAATCAATCAAATCAGAGTCACAGTAGTGACAACATCATCTTGAATGATAATAATACCACTACCAGTATTGGGACTAATAATGATACCATAACAAGTTTTTGCCCTTTCCTCAAAGTGGTGTATCCATTTGATTGTTCAACCGAACAATATAAGATCGAAGAAATTATGTGTAGATCCCCTGGATCAGAAATTGATGGGTTTGATGATGGCAAGCAATGCTCAAAAGATCCATCAGAATTGTCCGATATTAAAGAAGAAGAAATTAAGGAAAAAGACGAGTCAGAAATCCTGTCCAACTCCTGTAGTCCACCAGATAGCGAAAATGCAAGTAGCAACCCAAGAATCTACGATCCGCGAACCGAGGATGTATTAGACAAAGAGATTTTCGATAAAGAAGGGTATTTGATAGTAGACACTAAATTTGATAAAGAATTTTCTTATGAACTTGGGGATCCATTAAATCCAAACAAAACTCTTGGAATTAATTTGGACCTTGCCGAGCATTCGCAAGGTAACCTTAACAACATCAATTCTCCTAGAATAGAGATTGCAAGAAAAAACCTTGATGGAACGCTTGATATGAACGCCGCAAAAAACCAAATGATCGTGTGGAAAGGAGATATCTTGAATTATTTTGAGAAACCAGAGAAAAAATATGAAAATGAAACCTATATTGAAATAATGTTTAATACAGGACATCACAATTCCGATGCATCGGATGCTGAAAAGAGAGGAATAGGAGTTCTCTTTGATGTTTCTAATGATAGCAATCCATATATTCTGGACTACCGCGACAACGGAAAGTATGTCAAATTGACTATGAACGATGTTAAAAATTTATCAGGAGCAGATTTTATTTTCCACTCCAATGACAACCAAAGCGACAGTTATTATATAAACGATTTAATTAACAAGACTAACGTCACTTTAAAGGTAAAAACATTTCTAACAGGAGAAAATAATAGAGTCATTCAGACATTTATTGATCCAGGAACTGGTTCAGAAACGCTTTATTGGACATTAAACAATGTGTCAAAGCTGCAAGGCTATGAAGATATAGACGATAAAGATGCCTTTCTACAGACAATAAACCAAGGGTCAGGGCATACCTATGTACGCACGGATAATATTGAGACTCGTCTTGCCTCTTTACAATCCATAATCATTGATCCTAATAACGTCTAATTTAATTTTCGAATCATATAAAAGAAGACAAGAAGAGGTAGAGTGATAGGAAAATAATAATTGACTAATTAGAAAAAGTAATAGATTGTATTTTTTATCTCTTTTGATATAATCTTGTGAATAAATTAGATCTCAACAAATACCTGTCAAGATATTATTTATTAAATTCATCTCAAACATCACATACACAGATATGTTCGCATCTTTCTAAAAAAATATAGTTATAAACAAGAAGTGAGATAAAAACCCACCCATTATTTTTCCAACTGAGTTATCTTCTTTGAGACTGCATCTATTGTATATGTTACTGTAAACGGTTCACCGGAAGTTTTGTGAAATACCAAGGCATTTCCTGCAAAATCCAAAGTTCCTGAGCTTATTCCCGTTCCGTTTAATTCTATTGGAACATCTACTAGATGCCTGAGATGAGTTATAGCAATACTCTTATTTCCAGGCAATACAGAGTAATATGGTTCGCCGTGCAAAGCTTCAGGTTTTTCTTGTGGAGCATATGTATGCAAAACCTCAACTTCAATGGGTTTACTTGCGGTAAAGGTAACAGTTCCTGTCCATATGTAACCGTCGTTTCTTAAAGGCAGAGCAAAAACCACCTCATGAGTAGGTTGGCCCGGATGTCTAACAGGAGCCGGAGCAGACATGGATGTATTTTGTATAACTACTTCTTTGAGGCCCAGTAACGGTGACAGAGTAGAATTTTGAATTTTAGATTGAAGGGGTGAGGAGGAGGAGGAGGAGGAGGAGGAATTTGATACATAATAATTATCACTATCAGATGATTTTTCTCTTACAATTTTATTAATTTGATCTACAAAACTAGAAAAAGATTGTAGTGATAGATTCCGAATATTTGTATCAAAGTTAGAAGACGTAGCAGATGTTTCGTTAGTATTTGAAATACCCGTCATATTTTCTGCCCCTATAATATCATTTTCAATGGCTCCTTTTGTTACACCGTCAATCATATTCGAATAGTTTTGTGCAAAAGCTCCAGGTATAACCATAAACCCCATAAAGATGGAAAAGCCAAACATAATCAAAATCACGCCTAGTTTTAGGTTTGAAACTACCTCTTTAT
Coding sequences:
- the topA gene encoding DNA topoisomerase I, which translates into the protein MCEKPSAARRIAESLSIVGPKSKLSSINTVQVKNLSQSKGVLDNDIFFNVNVDSNQKYIICYALGHLYGLSDTKGSEQEFPILYPSWQALSWSRNQSIKSKSLTYKIKRIIDELSKLSKVATNFIHACDYDQEGEVIGYNILQYACKNKYSVSKRAKFSSLTDEEIRNSFSNLLPPNHNLKDAGLSRHLIDYIYGINLSRALTNSVKRKSNEKNTKKFITLSIGRVQGPTLAFVVEREKEILDHISTPYWNILAVFQKNDRTLKAYYFPQKIESKDLALSIVAECKNQLGKVTDVLTNKTAIKQPYPFNIGDLQKEAYRVFKFSPNYTLSVAEKLYLDALISYPRTSSQKLPPSINYTKIISNISKMAGGLKQDPYVEKTENKNVLCYSVIVSNLLAQKSLIPNEGKQDDPAHPAIYPTGQKSKRVLDESESKLLDLIVRRFFATFGKEAFYQQVSVTIAIKDKYIFKSEEKKIISEGWIEFYRPYFDYSGYVTTDTLSFLKKDDILKIVNIESIEKTTQPPPRFNQSTLLQKMEREKIGTKATRSEIINTLFKRNYIYNFSTANDSKSNRYAPPLKKNTATWSEMKADKKPAIITPSESIQNVRLQNDPIRIKGSSGIRPTEMGIALVESMKKYVPNIVSTSLTRTMEEQLEQIESGKKPSSSVVDQAREQVREAVKSFSDNEDHIAEEISQSLQKDRRMESISNKSRTTVSLGACPVCQKGKLIVKKSTKTRKRFAGCTNYSSSNCTATAPLPSTGALRGLKKICNECKWPIVASTGTNQGKRYRWQFCINPQCPLKKTKK
- a CDS encoding ASCH domain-containing protein; the protein is MAENISNALKCLSLKQPYAYLLASGKKTIEIRKWNTRYRGKFLIHASKNLNKEACSVLKINEKLLIKGAIIGAAVLYGVKTYHAFDEFDKDRDKHLSVENMNPFSNVFKRRCGFLIKDAVLFDYPVPYSGKLGMFEVQL
- a CDS encoding SIR2 family NAD-dependent protein deacylase; amino-acid sequence: MIALDVGKTMYDPVNINNLVVQIQEIVRQATNIVFFTGAGISKESGIPTFRDKDGLWNKYDPTKLASLTAFKSDPRLVWDFFYSRQRLICDAKFNEAHITIASVEKSKLDNCWVLTQNIDSLHQRAGSSNVIELHGNIFGLVCLYCGTVKQYNHETFFKEFDGKDVPLCERCDKILKPNVVLFEEPLPTLAWQQAIQLSSDCDVMFVVGSSLSVSPANMLPYYAMKGNATVIEINPNKSEMSHLMDFSVRASANNVLPKIFGMDSHSDKML
- the msrA gene encoding peptide-methionine (S)-S-oxide reductase MsrA, whose product is MSNSAEISGDLEVVTLASGCFWCTEAVFKRIKGVVSAVPGYAGGSVNNPTYEQVCSGTTGHAEAVQVQFDPNIISLEQILEIFFYTHDPTTLNRQGNDVGTQYRSVIFYHSERQKDIAYKIKSDLDKKGIYANPIVTEITTFSNFYQAEDYHKDYYDNNRSAPYCNYVIDPKVNKLLTKFSTKLKHEYLRH
- a CDS encoding aconitate hydratase, producing the protein MTTAQITPQQRGKTTTPDLVSKTYEKLKQNIIKFKKISERPLTLCEKILIGHLDESVDLTEFNQLTPGNGYILLNPDRVALQDVTGQTTILQFMQSGIRQVKVPTTVHCDHLIQARVGSESDTKAAIYENNEVYQFLESASRKYGIGFWKPGAGIIHQVVLENYAFPGGLMIGTDSHTPNAGGLGMLAIGVGGLDAAEVMAGLPWEVLYPKRIGVYLTGKLSGWASPKDIILYVASKLTVSGGTNAIIEYFGPGARNVSCTGKATITNMGAEIGATCSVFSYDSKMEEYLKATGRTSLAELANKNRDLLVQDLILEEEIAQNRENASKYFDQLIEINLDELEPYIVGPHTPDLARPISKMAEDLHENNYLDNISVALIGSCTNSSYEDMSRAADIAKQAVEKGIKTKSPLQVTPGSEMIRETIERDGQIQLLREIGANVLANACGPCIGQWSRPELKKGEPNTIVTSYNRNFPGRNDGRRETMNFIGSPELVIALALGGRLSFNPLKDELVAKDGTKFRLNPPKVAPEVPPSGFKDTVNIYVPPSEEPDKVVVKIESNSQRLQLLQPFPEWDGNDFSRLPVLAKVKGKCTTDHISPAGPWLMYRGHLDRLSDNLLLGAVNSFRDDQVGKGLNLLNNNVETFAHIAREYKKNGMRWIIIGDKNYGEGSSREHAAMTPRYLGCAAVIAKSFARIHETNLKKQGILALTFIDQSDYDKIREDDRISILDLQDLRPKGVVTAILYHSDGSEEQIQLVHSYNDAQLRWFRAGSALNILRAKERT
- a CDS encoding universal stress protein; the protein is MVKITFNLNKALVFSKILVAFDGSKPSLDAVESAMDIGKKYNSSLIILHVLDSYKYPYLLSSIILAPTFGSEKFQKEKEEFDKLMKSLKDKYLSTEDNSTETEDNYVDTNNNTIQGDHFDSSQSLLKETKNADHKFETAIVEAETSAASTIVNYAESKNVDLLVIGSRGRTGLKKMLVGSTASEVLKYAHCPVLVVR